The Arachis hypogaea cultivar Tifrunner chromosome 16, arahy.Tifrunner.gnm2.J5K5, whole genome shotgun sequence genome contains a region encoding:
- the LOC112755195 gene encoding uncharacterized protein — protein sequence MVTLEHTAGKSSSFRSLLIRLLLLGVFIIGVRFAYVIVIAGESCTVADFCFSSFHETLSLVIAGAGAAVKPLAVESTTAGGAASPARPEIYTSKEWTNAVRFYSSVLKHLIAGGYLSPASKSLCVETPTGRDVFTMREIGVKSTVGISRKAVKPLVKSGRGHRIPFPTRSFDFIFSGEGSLERSPFPAEFAAEVSRTLKPEGFAVFHLVNPNDTYSFNSFLDLFDSCFVLVKSRYIKGFDSSMPQIREIVLKKECDDVDAVHKLVKVDYFGGGEDDSSDKCSVPEYKHDLVKNAEPLISMEPLKPWITLKRNLKNIKYLSSMVDISFKRRYVYVDVGARSYGSSIGSWFRKQYPKQNKTFHVYAIEADRTFHPEYGLKKAVTLVPFAAWVKNETLTFEIHRDPGEQVEVKGRGMGRIQPLQGSSSEDFDGEVEKIKGFDFAAWLKNTVSKNDFVVMKMDVEGTEFDLIPRLFETGAICLVDEIFLECHYNRWQRCCPGQRSAKYEKTYDQCLQLFNSLRQSGVLVHQWW from the coding sequence ATGGTTACACTGGAACATACCGCAGGCAAATCAAGCTCCTTCCGAAGCCTCTTGATACGGTTGCTTCTCTTAGGCGTTTTCATCATCGGAGTTCGATTTGCTTACGTCATCGTTATCGCCGGAGAATCCTGCACCGTTGCCGATTTCTGCTTCTCCTCGTTTCACGAGACTCTCAGCCTTGTCATCGCTGGCGCCGGAGCTGCTGTCAAACCCCTCGCGGTTGAGTCCACCACAGCTGGCGGCGCCGCCTCCCCCGCACGGCCGGAGATTTACACCAGCAAGGAATGGACCAATGCCGTTCGATTCTACTCGTCAGTGTTAAAGCATCTGATTGCCGGCGGCTACCTCTCACCGGCGTCGAAGTCACTGTGCGTTGAAACTCCAACGGGACGCGACGTTTTCACGATGAGAGAGATTGGCGTCAAGAGCACCGTCGGAATCTCTAGGAAGGCGGTGAAACCGCTGGTGAAGTCCGGCCGCGGTCACCGGATTCCATTCCCCACCAGAAGCTTTGACTTCATTTTCTCAGGTGAGGGCTCGCTGGAGAGGTCGCCGTTTCCGGCGGAGTTCGCTGCGGAGGTCAGCCGCACGCTAAAACCAGAAGGGTTCGCGGTGTTCCATTTGGTAAACCCTAATGACACTTACAGCTTCAATTCgttccttgatttgtttgattcttgctTCGTATTAGTAAAATCGCGTTATATCAAAGGGTTTGATTCTTCAATGCCTCAAATACGGGAAATTGTTTTGAAGAAAGAGTGTGATGATGTTGATGCTGTTCATAAGTTAGTAAAAGTTGATTATTTTGGGGGTGGTGAAGATGATTCAAGTGACAAGTGTTCTGTTCCAGAGTATAAGCATGATTTAGTTAAAAATGCTGAGCCTCTGATTTCTATGGAGCCACTGAAACCGTGGATAACTTTGAAGAGGAATTTGAAGAACATAAAGTACCTTTCTTCAATGGTGGATATAAGCTTTAAGAGAAGGTATGTGTATGTTGATGTTGGAGCCAGAAGCTACGGTTCTAGTATAGGATCTTGGTTTAGGAAACAATACCCGAAGCAGAACAAGACCTTTCATGTGTATGCGATCGAGGCTGATAGGACTTTTCATCCGGAATATGGGTTGAAGAAAGCGGTTACTTTGGTTCCTTTTGCTGCGTGGGTGAAGAATGAGACCTTGACTTTCGAGATTCATCGTGACCCTGGCGAGCAGGTTGAGGTTAAAGGTAGGGGGATGGGTAGGATTCAGCCTCTACAGGGTTCTAGTTCAGAGGACTTTGATGGCGAAGTGGAGAAGATAAAAGGTTTTGATTTTGCTGCTTGGTTGAAAAATACTGTTTCAAAGAATGATTTTGTGGTGATGAAGATGGATGTGGAGGGCACTGAATTTGATTTGATTCCAAGGCTGTTTGAAACTGGTGCTATATGTTTGGTAGACGAGATTTTCCTAGAATGTCATTATAATAGATGGCAGAGATGTTGCCCTGGGCAGAGGAGTGCGAAGTATGAGAAAACATATGATCAATGCTTGCAGCTCTTCAATTCTCTCAGACAAAGTGGAGTTCTTGTTCATCAATGGTGGTAA